From a region of the Capricornis sumatraensis isolate serow.1 chromosome 22, serow.2, whole genome shotgun sequence genome:
- the LOC138069241 gene encoding histone H1.3 — translation MSETAPVAPAAPAPAEKTPVKKKTKKSGAAAGKRKASGPPVSELITKAVAASKERSGVSLAALKKALAAAGYDVEKNNSRIKLGLKSLVSKGTLVQTKGTGASGSFKLNKKAATGEAKPKAKKAGAAKPKKAAGAAKKPKKATGAATPKKAAKKTPKKVKRPAAAAGTKKVAKSPKKAKAAKPKKPTKSPAKAKAPKPKAAKPKAAKPKATKAKKAVSKKK, via the coding sequence ATGTCGGAGACGGCTCCGGTTGCTCCTGCTGCTCCCGCACCTGCAGAGAAAACACCTGTTAAGAAGAAGACGAAGAAATCGGGCGCGGCCGCTGGAAAACGCAAGGCCTCCGGGCCCCCGGTGTCCGAGCTCATCACCAAGGCTGTTGCCGCCTCCAAGGAGCGCAGCGGCGTGTCTCTGGCTGCGCTCAAAAAGGCACTGGCGGCCGCCGGCTACGATGTGGAGAAGAATAACAGCCGCATCAAACTGGGTCTCAAGAGTCTGGTGAGCAAGGGCACCCTGGTGCAGACCAAGGGCACCGGGGCTTCCGGCTCTTTCAAGCTCAACAAGAAGGCGGCCACCGGGGAGGCCAAGCCCAAGGCGAAAAAGGCGGGCGCGGCCAAGCCCAAGAAGGCTGCTGGGGCGGCTAAGAAGCCCAAGAAAGCCACGGGTGCGGCCACTCCGAAGAAGGCTGCCAAGAAGACCCCTAAGAAAGTCAAAAGGCCGGCGGCGGCTGCTGGGACCAAGAAAGTAGCCAAGAGCCCAAAGAAGGCGAAGGCAGCCAAACCGAAGAAGCCGACTAAGAGTCCGGCCAAGGCCAAAGCCCCCAAGCCCAAAGCAGCCAAACCTAAAGCTGCCAAACCCAAGGCTACAAAGGCCAAGAAGGCGGTCTCCAAGAAGAAGTAA